The following coding sequences lie in one Cucurbita pepo subsp. pepo cultivar mu-cu-16 chromosome LG13, ASM280686v2, whole genome shotgun sequence genomic window:
- the LOC111808596 gene encoding cyclin-B1-2-like produces MESSKAIPHEIGGIQNDALRFGLQGVKSDLVGSHPVESIYETTRRTEEEMKRKILVNTYGSAFPLKMDFERQILSRFQRPPGPIPSSMLGLEALTGSLDDFGFEDYLNDPRESESLRPLDMHHGMEVRLGLSKGPVCPSFI; encoded by the exons ATGGAGTCTTCGAAGGCCATTCCCCATGAAATCGGAGGGATCCAGAATGATGCCCTTCGATTTGGGCTCCAAGGCGTGAAGAGCGATCTCGTTGGATCTCATCCTGTTGAATCCATCTATGAAACT ACGAGAAGAACAGAAGAAgagatgaaaaggaaaattctgGTGAATACATATGGATCTGCTTTTCCATTGAAGATGGATTTTGAGAGGCAAATTCTTTCTCG ATTTCAAAGGCCTCCAGGACCTATTCCATCTTCAATGTTGGGTTTGGAGGCTCTTACTGGAAGCTTGGATGACTTTGGCTTTGAAGATTATCTAAATG ACCCAAGGGAATCTGAATCTTTGAGGCCATTGGACATGCACCATGGAATGGAAGTCCGCCTTGGCCTGTCCAAGGGACCAGTTTGCCCAAGTTTCATATAA
- the LOC111808595 gene encoding probable transmembrane ascorbate ferrireductase 2: MAVPAVQFPIFMAVRVLGMVVAALVFIWTLHFRGGLALSSDNKDLIFNVHPVLMVIGLILLNGEAMLAYKTVSGTKNFRKLVHLALQFVALFLSLIGIWAALKFHNDKGIENFYSLHSWLGLVSVFLFGIQWGAGFVTFWYPGGSRNSRATLLPWHVFFGVYIYGLCIATTVTGLLEKATFLQTSKVILRYSNEALLINSLGIFVVVLGGLVILAVIAWSNDKGDVYRGPAE, encoded by the exons ATGGCGGTTCCCGCTGTTCAGTTCCCGATTTTCATGGCTGTCAGAGTGCTCGGGATGGTTGTGGCAGCTCTTGTGTTCATTTGGACCTTGCATTTCCGTGGAGGTTTGGCACTTAGCTCAGACAACAAGGATCTCATCTTCAAT GTTCATCCTGTTCTTATGGTGATTGGACTTATTCTTCTAAATGGTGAAG CCATGTTAGCATACAAGACAGTTTCAGGAACCAAGAACTTCAGGAAACTAGTTCATCTTGCACTCCAGTTTGTTGCATTGTTTTTAAGCCTGATTGGCATATGGGCTGCCTTGAAGTTCCACAATGACAAGGGAATCGAAAACTTTTACAGTCTACATTCATGGTTGGGCTTAGTTTCTGTCTTTTTGTTTGGCATCCAG TGGGGTGCAGGATTTGTGACCTTTTGGTACCCCGGTGGCTCCAGAAACAGCAGAGCTACTCTGTTGCCATGGCATGTTTTCTTTGGCGTTTACATATATGGCCTTTGCATTGCTACAACTGTTACTGGATTGTTGGAAAAAGCTACCTTCCTTCAAACCAGTAAGGTAATATTACGCTATTCTAATGAGGCTTTGCTGATAAATTCATTGGGTATCTTCGTTGTTGTATTGGGTGGCCTCGTAATTCTTGCGGTTATCGCTTGGTCGAACGACAAAGGTGACGTTTACAGAGGGCCAGCAGAGTAG
- the LOC111809328 gene encoding uncharacterized protein LOC111809328, producing MFTPQKAWSGVDSASNPNSVTPNLSRRGDGIKGSAEAAALDQEGLAEKIYRLENELFEYQYNMGLLLIEKRDWTYKYDELKQALAEANDTLKREQMAHVIAISDAEKQEENLKIAMGVEKECVLDLEKALHEMRAENAELKFTGDSKLAEANALVTSIEEKSLEVVAKLRAADAKLAEVSGKNSEVERKLQDLEAREGALRRDRLSFNAEQEAHEATLSKQRDDLREWERKQQDAEERLAKGQTILNQREERANGNDGMVKQKERDLEEARKKIESANLALKRKEEDISSRLANIALKEQESDALKVTLEIKEKELLVLEEKISAREKVEIQKLLDEHNVILDAKKVEFELEIDRKRKSFDEELKNKVSEVEKKEAEIKHMEEKVGKQEQALEKRTEKFKEKEADYDTKLKALKERVKATKSEAEKLEVEKKQLLTDKEDLISLKAEMEKIRFENDARLSKLHEERESLKVSETERSDFLVLQSELKQEVEKYRQQKELLLKKEEDLKQQKENFEREWEELDEKRALAEQERKTLLQQKEEFEKRIFSEEERLKNERSETEAYIDREQEDLKLARESFVASMEHEKSAVAEKARSEKSRMMHDFELRKRELESAMQNRVEEMEREFREKEKRFIEEKERELENIKFLRDVARRGMDELKLERLKTEKEKQETIANKEHLGRQRIEIRKDIEELLELSNKLKDQRERLIVERDRFLSYVDKRKTCKNCGETASAFMLSDFRYLDSIENADVLNLPGLPGLPDRYMEIQGLQAFPGGALGISDVRNGELTPGVAGPKSRVSGGTISWLRKCTSKIFKFSPGKKIASPAEKQDDEAPKKDEHDEAELSIAIASDSLDYKRVQSDVSGREVEPSRNSTDDQSNIVTKAPEVAVDSQPSDVRVANQRKLRPRREKPKVGRTRSVKAVVEDAKAIVGGRQQIQQVEYPNGYAEDSSQLNESRDESSLASKGTQGNSRKRTRANSSQIMDENDHDDSEVRSGSVVEVQPRKRRQKAAPAVRAPEKRYNLRRTKAASKDPSTVNKEKEEDAPVNRTAEDVHHSKVRPTPSMGVTSNSAGSTHLVRHERVGDGQDDVIAGTSKNSTDMVSLSEEVKAGKDVNPGQYKSESCEEVGDEDEEESNHPGEVSIAKKLWMFTTTWFLCPPSVEFWVSHAYEVEFTIPGIGFSSEVGAVESFVMFTPQKAWSGWPLTPKTGAQKGGAGSASNPNSVTPNLSRRGDGIKGKTVAFGETATPLSGTVVENGRDMFVGSAEAAALDQEGFAEKISRLENELFEYQYNMGLLLIEKKDWALKYEELKQALAEANDTIKREQMAHMIAISDAEKQEESLKKALGVEKECVLDLEKALREMRAENAEIKFIGDSKLSEANALVTSIEEKSLEVEAKLRAADAKLAEVSRKNSEVERKLQDLEAREGALRRDRLSFNAEREALEATLSKQRDDLREWERKQQDAEERLAKGQTILNQREERANENDRMVKQKERDLEETQKKIESANLALKRKEEDISSRLANIALKEQESDALKVTLEIKEKELLVLEEKLSAREKVEIQKLLDEHNAILDAKKVEFELEIDQKRKSLDEELKNKVSEVEKKEAEIKHMEEKVAKREQALEKRTEKFKEKEADYDTKLKALKEREKSMKTEEKKLEAEKKQLLTDKEDLISLMAEVEKIRAENEAQLLKLHEEKESLKVSETEKSDFLRLQSELKQEIEKYREQKELLLKEAEDLKQQKETFEREWEELDEKRAQVEKEQKTLLQQKEEFEKRIFSEEERLRNERAETEAYILREQEDLKLAQESFAASMEHEKSAIAEKAQSDRSQMLHDFELQKRELESSMQNRVEEMEREFREKEKLFKEEKERELENIKFLRDVARRDMEELKLERLKTDKEKQEAEANKEHLEKQRIEIRKDIEELLELSNKLKNQRERLVEERDRFISYVDKLMTCKNCGETASEFVLSDLQSLGGIENADVLNLPGLPDRYMEIQGLHVSPGGTLGISDVRNGELTPGAAGPTPHTSSGTISWLRKCTSKIFKFSPSKKIASPAFEKQDDDEAPISDEHDVPAEPSKRVSASEEEAELSLAIASDSLDDKRVQSDVSGREVEPSLNLSTDDQSNVNSKAPEVAVDSQPSATRVVNQRKLRPRREKPKISRTRSVKAVVEESKAIIGELQQTVEYPNGNAEDSSQLNNESRDESSLAGKGTRRNLRKRTHANSSQIMGENDNDDSEVRSGSVVEGQPRKRRQRAVPAVRAPEKRYNLRRTKAVGASKDPSNISKGNEEDAPVNRTEEDVHYSKARPTPSMGVASDNAGSTYLVRCGTVGDNQDVTIAGTSKNSTDMVSLSEEVNGSPEIAGKYGDRGKYKSESCDEDDDDDEEESEHPGEASIGKKLWTFFTT from the exons ATGTTTACGCCGCAGAAGGCTTGGTCTGGAGTCGATTCTGCCTCGAATCCCAACTCTGTTACTCCTAATTTGAGCCGCAGGGGTGATGGGATCAAGGGATCGGCTGAGGCGGCCGCCTTGGATCAAGAAGGGTTGGCTGAGAAGATCTACAGACTTGAAAACGAG CTTTTTGAGTACCAATACAACATGGGGCTTCTCTTGATTGAGAAAAGGGATTGGACTTACAAATATGATGAGCTTAAACAAGCGTTGGCTGAAGCAAATGACACTCTTAAAAGAGAACAAATGGCCCATGTGATTGCAATATCTGATGCTGAGAAGCAAGAGGAAAATTTAAAGATCGCAATGGGCGTTGAGAAGGAGTGCGTTCTTGAC CTGGAGAAGGCTTTACATGAGATGCGTGCAGAAAACGCTGAACTTAAGTTTACAGGTGACTCAAAGCTAGCTGAAGCTAATGCTTTAGTAACTAgcattgaagaaaaatctttGGAAGTGGTGGCGAAACTGCGTGCTGCAGATGCAAAACTTGCTGAGGTGAGCGGGAAGAATTCAGAGGTGGAAAGGAAGCTGCAAGATCTGGAGGCTCGGGAAGGTGCACTTAGAAGGGATCGTCTATCCTTCAATGCAGA ACAGGAAGCTCATGAGGCTACGTTGTCTAAACAACGCGATGATTTGCGGGAATGGGAAAGAAAGCAGCAAGATGCAGAAGAGAGGCTTGCCAAGGGTCAAACAATTCTTAATCAGCGAGAGGAGAGGGCAAATGGGAACGACGGGATGGTGAagcagaaagagagagatctTGAAGAGGCTCGGAAGAAAATCGAGTCTGCTAATTTAGCTCtgaaaaggaaggaagaagatatAAGTAGTAGACTAGCAAACATAGCTTTGAAAGAGCAG GAATCCGATGCATTGAAAGTTACTTTGGAGATTAAAGAGAAGGAGTTACTCGTGTTAGAAGAAAAGATTAGTGCTCGTGAAAAG GTTGAGATTCAAAAACTTCTTGATGAACACAATGTCATTTTAGATGCAAAGAAAGTCGAGTTTGAGCTTGAAATTGATCGAAAGAGAAAATCATTTGatgaagaattgaaaaacaaagtGTCTGAAgtggagaaaaaggaagcTGAAATCAAGCACATGGAGGAAAAGGTTGGGAAACAAGAGCAGGCACTCGAAAAGAGAACGGAGAAGTTCAAGGAGAAAGAGGCAGACTATGATACAAAGCTCAAAGCTTTGAAAGAAAGGGTGAAGGCTACGAAATCGGAGGCGGAGAAGCTTGAGGTGGAGAAGAAACAATTGCTCACTGATAAAGAGGATCTGATAAGTTTAAAGGCGGAAATGGAGAAGATTAGATTCGAAAATGATGCACGACTGTCGAAATTACATGAAGAGAGGGAAAGTCTTAAAGTGAGCGAGACAGAAAGGTctgattttcttgttttgcaGTCAGAATTGAAACAAGAGGTTGAGAAGTATAGGCAACAGAAAGAACTATTgctgaagaaagaagaggattTGAAGCAgcagaaagaaaattttgaaagagaatGGGAAGAGCTGGATGAGAAAAGAGCTTTGGCTGAGCAAGAGAGGAAGACCCTTTTGCAGCAAAAGgaagaatttgaaaaaagGATCTTCTCTGAGGAGGAAAGGTTGAAAAATGAGCGATCAGAAACGGAAGCTTATATCGATAGAGAGCAGGAAGATCTAAAGTTAGCCCGAGAGTCCTTTGTAGCTAGTATGGAGCATGAGAAATCCGCTGTTGCTGAAAAAGCTCGAAGTGAGAAAAGTCGAATGATGCATGATTTTGAACTACGAAAAAGAGAACTCGAATCTGCCATGCAGAATCGAGtggaagaaatggaaagagaaTTCCGTGAGAAAGAGAAGCGGTTTATagaagagaaggagagagagttGGAGAATATTAAGTTTTTAAGAGATGTTGCGAGAAGAGGAATGGACGAGCTGAAACTCGAGAGACTTAAAACTGAGAAAGAAAAGCAGGAAACTATAGCTAATAAAGAACATTTGGGAAGGCAGAGAATTGAAATACGTAAGGACATTGAAGAGCTTCTCGAACTTAGCAATAAGTTGAAAGACCAGCGAGAACGACTTATTGTGGAGCGAGATCGTTTTTTGTCATATGTTGACAAACGCAAGACCTGCAAGAACTGTGGGGAAACAGCATCTGCATTTATGCTTTCAGATTTTCGATATTTGGATAGTATTGAAAATGCTGATGTTCTTAATCTGCCTGGACTGCCTGGACTGCCTGATAGATACATGGAAATTCAAGGACTCCAGGCGTTTCCTGGTGGAGCTCTGGGTATTTCTGATGTGCGAAACGGGGAACTGACTCCGGGCGTAGCTGGTCCAAAATCTCGTGTTTCTGGTGGAACCATTTCTTGGCTTCGTAAGTGCACGTCTAAGATTTTTAAGTTCTCTCCAGGTAAAAAGATTGCATCTCCAGCTGAGAAACAGGATGATGAGGCaccaaagaaagatgaacatGATGAGGCAGAGTTATCTATTGCAATTGCAAGTGATTCCCTTGATTACAAGAGAGTTCAGTCTGATGTTAGTGGCAGGGAGGTTGAACCAAGCCGGAATTCAACTGATGATCAAAGTAACATTGTTACTAAGGCACCAGAAGTTGCAGTCGATTCCCAACCTTCTGACGTAAGGGTAGCAAATCAGCGAAAACTACGTCCCAGGAGAGAAAAGCCTAAAGTCGGTAGAACTCGGTCGGTTAAGGCAGTTGTTGAAGATGCTAAGGCTATAGTTGGGGGACGTCAGCAAATTCAACAGGTTGAGTATCCAAATGGATATGCTGAGGATTCTAGTCAGCTGAATGAGAGTCGAGATGAATCTAGTCTTGCTAGCAAAGGCACGCAAGGGAATTCGCGGAAGAGGACACGCGCTAATTCATCTCAAATCATGGATGAGAATGATCATGATGACAGTGAGGTACGCTCTGGCAGTGTCGTGGAAGTTCAACCACGAAAAAGGCGACAGAAGGCTGCCCCAGCTGTGCGAGCTCCCGAAAAACGATACAATCTCCGGCGAACTAAAGC tGCTTCTAAGGACCCTTCTACCgttaataaagaaaaggaagaagatgctCCTGTTAATCGTACAGCGGAAGACGTTCACCATTCAAAAGTTCGTCCTACACCATCAATGGGGGTCACTAGCAACAGTGCTGGAAGCACTCATCTCGTAAGA CATGAGAGAGTTGGAGATGGTCAAGACGATGTTATTGCTGGCACGTCCAAAAACTCAACTGATATGGTATCTCTGAGTGAGGAAGTGAAAGCAGGCAAGGACGTGAACCCTGGCCAATACAAAAGTGAATCTTGTGAGGAAGTtggagatgaagatgaagaagagtCAAATCATCCAGGTGAAGTTTCAATAGCAAAGAAGCTTTGGATGTTCACCACAACAT GGTTTTTGTGCCCACCCTCCGTTGAATTTTGGGTTTCGCACGCTTATGAAGTTGAATTCACGATCCCTGGAATTGGGTTTAGTTCCGAAGTTGGTGCTGTTGAGAGTTTCGTGATGTTTACGCCGCAGAAGGCTTGGTCTGGTTGGCCCCTCACGCCCAAGACCGGGGCCCAGAAGGGTGGAGCCGGTTCTGCCTCGAATCCTAACTCTGTTACTCCTAACTTGAGCCGCAGGGGTGATGGGATCAAGGGGAAGACCGTTGCTTTTGGTGAAACTGCGACGCCTCTTTCAGGTACTGTAGTTGAAAATGGGAGAGACATGTTTGTGGGGTCGGCTGAGGCGGCCGCCTTGGACCAAGAAGGGTTTGCTGAGAAGATCTCGAGACTTGAAAACGAG CTTTTTGAGTACCAGTACAACATGGGGCTTCTCTTGATTGAGAAAAAGGATTGGGCTTTAAAATATGAAGAGCTTAAACAAGCATTGGCTGAAGCAAACGACACTATCAAAAGAGAACAAATGGCCCATATGATTGCAATATCTGATGCTGAAAAGCAAGAGGAAAGTTTAAAAAAGGCATTGGGGGTTGAGAAGGAGTGCGTTCTTGAT CTGGAGAAGGCTTTACGTGAGATGCGTGCAGAAAATGCTGAAATTAAGTTCATAGGTGACTCAAAGCTATCTGAAGCCAATGCTTTAGTAACTAgcattgaagaaaaatctttGGAGGTGGAGGCAAAACTTCGTGCTGCTGATGCAAAACTTGCTGAGGTGAGCCGGAAGAACTCAGAGGTGGAAAGGAAGCTGCAAGATCTGGAGGCTCGGGAAGGTGCACTTAGGAGGGATCGTCTATCCTTCAATGCAGA ACGAGAAGCTCTCGAGGCTACATTGTCTAAACAGCGCGATGATTTACGGGAATGGGAAAGAAAGCAGCAAGATGCAGAAGAGAGGCTTGCCAAGGGTCAAACAATTCTTAATCAGCGAGAGGAGAGGGCTAATGAGAATGATAGGATGGTGaaacagaaagagagagatctTGAAGAGACTCAGAAGAAAATTGAGTCTGCTAATTTAGctctgaaaaggaaagaagaagatataaGTAGTAGGCTAGCTAACATAGCTTTGAAAGAGCAG GAATCCGATGCATTGAAAGTTACTTTGGAGATTAAAGAGAAGGAGTTACTTGTGTTAGAAGAAAAGCTTAGTGCTCGTGAAAAG GTTGAGATTCAAAAACTTCTTGATGAACACAATGCCATTTTAGATGCAAAGAAAGTTGAGTTTGAGCTGGAAATTGATCAAAAGAGAAAATCTTTAGatgaagaattgaaaaacaaagtGTCTGAAgtggagaaaaaggaagcTGAAATCAAGCACATGGAGGAAAAGGTTGCTAAAAGAGAGCAGGCACTCGAAAAGAGAACAGAGAAGTTCAAGGAGAAAGAGGCAGACTATGATACAAAGCTCAAGGctttgaaagaaagagagaagtcAATGAAAACTGAGGAGAAGAAGCTTGAGGCAGAGAAGAAACAATTGCTCACTGATAAAGAGGATCTGATCAGTTTAATGGCTGAAGTGGAGAAGATTAGAGCGGAGAATGAAGCACAACTGTTGAAATTACATGAAGAGAAGGAAAGTCTTAAAGTGAGTGAGACAGAGAAGTCTGATTTCCTCCGTTTGCAGTCTGAATTGAAACAAGAGATAGAGAAGTACAGGGAACAGAAAGAACTACTGCTGAAGGAAGCAGAGGATTTGAAGCAGCAGAAAGAAACTTTTGAGAGAGAATGGGAAGAGCTGGATGAGAAAAGAGCTCAGGTTGAGAAAGAGCAGAAGACTCTTTTGCAGCAAAAGgaagaatttgaaaaaagGATCTTCTCTGAGGAGGAAAGGTTGAGAAATGAGCGAGCAGAAACTGAAGCTTATATCCTTAGGGAGCAGGAAGATCTAAAGTTAGCCCAAGAATCCTTTGCAGCTAGTATGGAGCATGAGAAATCCGCCATTGCTGAAAAAGCTCAAAGTGATAGAAGCCAAATGTTGCATGATtttgaactacaaaaaagAGAACTAGAATCTTCCATGCAGAATCGGGtcgaagaaatggaaagagaattccgtgagaaagagaaattgtttaaggaagagaaggagagagagttggagaatattaaatttttaagagaTGTAGCTAGAAGAGACATGGAGGAACTGAAACTCGAGAGACTCAAAACTGATAAAGAAAAACAGGAAGCTGAAGCTAATAAAGAACATTTGGAAAAGCAGAGAATTGAGATACGTAAGGACATTGAAGAGCTTCTCGAACTTAGCAATAAGTTGAAAAACCAGCGAGAACGGCTTGTGGAGGAGAGAGATCGCTTTATTTCATATGTTGACAAACTCATGACCTGCAAGAACTGTGGGGAAACTGCATCTGAGTTTGTGCTTTCAGATTTACAATCTTTGGGTGGTATTGAAAATGCTGATGTTCTTAATCTGCCCGGACTTCCTGATAGATATATGGAAATTCAAGGACTGCATGTGTCTCCAGGTGGAACTCTGGGTATTTCTGATGTGCGAAATGGTGAACTGACTCCAGGCGCAGCTGGTCCAACACCTCATACTTCTAGTGGAACCATTTCTTGGCTTCGTAAGTGCACGTCTAAGATTTTTAAGTTCTCTCCAAGTAAAAAGATTGCATCTCCAGCATTTGAGAAACAGGATGATGACGAGGCACCAATATCAGACGAACATGATGTTCCGGCCGAACCTTCCAAGAGAGTATCTGCAAGTGAAGAGGAGGCAGAGTTATCTCTTGCAATTGCAAGTGATTCTCTTGACGACAAGAGAGTTCAGTCTGATGTTAGTGGCAGGGAGGTTGAACCAAGCCTGAATCTTTCAACTGATGATCAAAGTAACGTTAATAGTAAGGCACCAGAAGTTGCAGTTGATTCCCAACCTTCTGCCACAAGGGTAGTAAATCAGCGAAAACTACGTCCCAGGAGAGAAAAGCCTAAAATCAGTAGAACTCGCTCTGTTAAGGCGGTTGTTGAAGAATCTAAGGCTATAATTGGGGAACTTCAGCAAACGGTTGAGTATCCAAATGGAAATGCTGAGGATTCTAGTCAGCTGAATAATGAGAGTCGGGATGAATCTAGTCTTGCTGGCAAAGGCACACGAAGGAATTTGAGGAAGAGAACACACGCTAATTCATCTCAAATCATGGGTGAGAATGATAATGATGACAGTGAGGTACGCTCTGGCAGTGTTGTTGAAGGTCAACCACGGAAAAGGCGACAGAGGGCTGTCCCCGCTGTGCGAGCTCCCGAAAAACGATACAATCTCCGGCGAACTAAAGC TGTAGGTGCTTCTAAAGACCCATCTAACATTAGTaaaggaaatgaagaagatgctcCTGTTAATCGTACAGAGGAAGACGTTCACTATTCAAAAGCTCGTCCTACACCATCAATGGGGGTTGCCAGCGACAATGCTGGAAGCACTTACCTTGTAAGG TGTGGTACTGTTGGAGATAATCAAGATGTCACTATTGCTGGTACGTCGAAAAATTCAACTGATATGGTATCTCTGAGTGAAGAAGTGAACGGGTCACCGGAAATTGCAGGCAAGTACGGCGATCGCGGGAAATACAAAAGTGAATCTtgtgatgaagatgatgatgatgatgaagaagagtCGGAACATCCAGGTGAAGCTTCCATAGGGAAGAAGCTGTGGACCTTTTTCACAACGTGA